The DNA window GTGACGACTCAGTCGTTGGGGATCGATATCGCTGACTTCGTTAAGTAGATAGAGGCCCGAGCGCGCCATCTCCAAGGCACTTTCATTGAAGTCAGTTGCGAACAGCGAAATGGGTCTTTGCGGTGCGATCAGATCCCGTTGCTCGGCCAATAGCATCGCCAGCGAGTAGGCTTCCTGCCCGCTGGCGCAGCCTGCCACCCATGCCCGCAGCGGTTCGCTTTCCTTTTTGTCCTGAAATATTCGGGGGATCACGATGGTTTCGAGGATGTGATACGCCTCGCGGTCACGGAAAAAAGCGGTAACTCCGATCATCAGATCCTTGGCCAAATGGCTAACTTCATCCGAATCTTGCTCAAGTCTGTTGAAGTAAGCTTCCATGCTATCGATTCCACACAGACTCATGCGCCTGGAAATTCTTCGGAGCAAGCTGGTTTTCTTGTAGCCTCGAAAGTCTTGCGAGACCTCACGCTTTAGAATCTCCGTAATTCGATCGAAAACACCATTCGGGTGCTCCTCGATTGCAGTAGCCTTCACATCTGATTCAGAAATGATGGTTTGGAAGTTTCGGATCGCATGTGGCATGCGTTCCGGCGGTAGAATGAGGTCGGCCCCATTCGCTTCGATGGCCGCCTTAGGCATACTGTCGAACTCAGCGCTTGCAGGCTCCTGAACTAAGCCGAGTCCACCCTGTTGCCGAACGGCATAAAGTCCCATAGCTCCATCGTTGAGCATGCCGGATAAAATTACCCCGACTGCTTTCCGGCCCTTTGCAGCTGCCAGGCTTCTCAGGAAATAATCAATGGGCCGTTGGCGGTTTCCAATGAAGCTCAAATCGGCGAGTTCCAGGCGATCATCGTGCAATACCAAACTATGGCCTGGCAAAGGCAAATAGACGTGCCCCGCTTTCAAATGCGTTGATTCCTTCGCCACAATCGCAGGCATTCCTGTCCACCGAGCGATGAGCTCAGGCATGTTGCTATTTTCATGGACAGGTAGATGCTGAACAATTACGCATACCCATGTCATGCCTTGGGGAATAGCACGGAAAAATGCTTCTAAGGCCCGCAGCCCTCCGGCTGAAGCGCCAATTCCGACTACGAGAAGATCGGAAACTGGGTCGTCTGGCAAAGTTGGTATGCTCAAGTGTTCAGTCAAGGATGAGTCAGGGTTTAGTTATGCTGAAGCTCTTGTGGATCAACGACGTCCCCCTAACTTTCAGGGCACCCGCCTTTGACTCCGTGGCTAATGTAATCGATTCCCCCGCCATTTGTCTGGCATATGCCGCAGGGGCAAGGCGTCCAGCGATTTTTCAGTCGCACTTGATTGTCTACTAGCCTCCACGCGCCGCTCATTTCCTTGGCGCCAAAGCCAGTTGGCGGACCTCTCACTGCCCGCTTGTCGAACGCATCCAGCGCATTCGTGCCGACAGCTGGATCGGCTATCCGCGCGCGGTTAAAGCGCGGAGCCGACTGAATCCCTGTTTAAGTGGCCGAGTGTATACCCGGCCTGGGCTTAACGCCGCGTGAATGACTGCTTACCTGACTGGTTTGCGTATTGGTGGCCCCGGCCATCCGGTCACTCAAATCTGTATTCATCGCCAATCTAACATGGTGTCCGGTATTACTTTCAGAACTACCATGGTGACGTCGTCGCTAAAGAACTCGCCGGCATTGAATCGCCTCACTTCAGCGGCGATGCTAGCAATGATCTCCTGAGGTGCATCTTCAGCGTGAGCGATGAGTAATTCGTTCAGGCGTTTGACCCCAAAGAAGTCACCTTCGGTATTCTGGGCCTCGGTGATTCCGTCCGTGTAAAGGAGCAGCAAGTCGCCCTTGTTTAAGATCGTGCTGTTTTCCTCGAACGCAACGTCCTTCTTTACGCCAAGAATGAGGCCATCAGCATCTAGCTCTCGGCATTTGGCCTCACCGGCACGCAGCAGCAATGGTCGGTTGTGTCCGGCGTTGGCATAGGAAAGCCGCCGGGTGTCCCGATTGAACTTCATGTAAAACATGGAAATAAAAAGATCAGCCCGGCTCAGGTCTTCGTAGAGGAGAGCGTTCAAGGCCCGGAGTATCTGTGCCGTTCCCACTGCCTTGCCGGCGCCCTTGGTTAATGCTTCCGCCTTCAGCGAACTGCGGGTTTCCGCCATCACCAGTGCCGCGCCAACTGAATGGCCCGAAACGTCGGCAATGACGATGTCGATACCGTCCCTCCCACAGAAATAATCGAAGTAATCTCCCCCCACGTGGCGAGCCGGCTGGCAGTAGCCGGCTATGAGCGCGCCTTCGGCCTTTAACGGCGCGCCCGGAAGGAGAGATAGCTGGATTTGCTTGGCGATATCCAATTCATGACGCTCCTCCTCTGCTTGCCGCAATTGAGTCACGTCGGTTTGGATTCCGATAAAGTGACCGATATTGCCAAGGTTGTTCTCCACCGGCGAGATAAATAATTCGTTCCAGAAACTTGTGCCGTCCTTTCTATAGTTTTTCAGGGTGACTAGACAAGACTCCCCTCGCTGCAAGGCCTCGCGGATTTTCTGGAGCGACTCGGGGTCCGTTTCCGGCCCCTGGAGAAATCGCGGATTGCGCCCGATCAGTTCTTCCCTCGAGTAGCCGGTCATCTCGGCAAAGGCGGGGTTGACGTAGATGATGGGATAGTCCTTGCACACGGCATCGGTAATAATGATCCCGACGCTGGAGGCTTCGATGGCGCGGTCGTGTAGCCTCAGCTCTTCTTCGTAGTGCTGGCGTTCGATGATTTCCGCTTGCAGTGCCAGGTTGGTTTCCGCCAACTCGGCCGTACGCTGACGAACGCGGCGCTCCAGTTCGTCATGAGCCTTTTGCAGTTCTTCCTCGGCGTGCTTGCGTTCCGCGATCTCAAATTCCAACGCACGATTGAGTTTACGTAGGGATTCATTGGCTTCCCGAAATCCCCGGTGAGTCATTTCGAAAGGCGCAAGACTCTCGGCGAGAAAATCCCCAGCGAGCTCGACCTCGCTACAGCATTCAACGGATATCTTCAATCTAGATAAGGCCGACTTCAGGGCCTCATGGTATGCAGATTCAATCTCCAGCAGGCCGACTCCCGAATCCACGGCCTTGCGGCCGAATTCGTAGGCACGCTGCAAGCCCAATTCGCCACCCTGGGTCAGGTAACTCTTCATCTCCTTCGAGTAGGCTGCCAAGAAATCTAGAAGTGCGTTGTTCACGACAACCTTCCGCAATAGCGTGCAACAAGGACCAGAGCATCATCCGTCACCTTGCCGAATTCCCTCAAAATCTGTTCTGCAATGCTCTGAACTTTCTGGCACCTGAGCAGAGGATCGGCAAGCGTCCAGGCGGAACCGAATTCGCTCCGAATACCGTCCGAAGCCAGGACAATTAGGTCTCCGGAGTGAAGGCACAGGCTGGCTCTTCGCAGAGGGGGTAGCTGAAATCCCACCACTCCGCCGCGCGTAAGCAGTCTTTCAATGGACGGAATTTGGGTACCATACCTGACCAAGAGTCCATCGACGTTGCCGACACCGAGCCAATCCATCCGATTGCTGCGTTGATCTATGGATGCCAAACTCATTGCAACTCCGCGCGAGCTCTTCAATGCATGATGGGTATGCAATAGCAATTCGTTGGGCGTTTCGGCCGCGTAGCGGTCCAATGTTTTCACCGCAACGCGCGACGCATTGGCGGCCTCGTCGCCATGCCCCAGTCCGTCCACCACGGCAAGAACGACTCCGTCCTCAAGCATCCTGACCAGGTAGGCGTCTCCTGAAACCTTCTCACCCGGAAACGGTCGCATGGCGACACCATATTCAATCAATGAGTCCATTTGGTCACCTTCACCTGGGTGCCATGGCCAACTTCGGAGGTGATTTCAAAATCGTCCATTAGGCGCTTCGTACCAGGCAAACCGAGACCCAAGCCTTTCCCGGAGGAATATCCGTCCCGCATGGCCAGATCAATGTCCGCAATGCCCGGACCACCGTCGCGCGCAGTAATCGATAGGCCACGCCGAGTCCCCTGGCAAATTTGGTCCAGGATGATTTCACCGGACCGAGCGTATTCCACTATGTTGCGCGCCAATTCAGAGAGTGCCGTGACAATCAGGGTCAGTTCGCTCGAAGTAAAGCCCACTTCCTTTGCCAAAGTTCGGACCTGTTGGCGGGCCCGAACGATGTCAATATCCGAACCGATAGCGACGCGCACGCTTTCCGTCATTGCGGATCGACCTCTGCTTTCTCCCGGTTCAGAACCCCCAGCGCCTCTTCAAGATCAAGTACCGTATGAACCCCGGAGAGCCGTTGCTCCAATCCCAATTGCACCATCGCGAGCGCCACCTCGGGCCGAATACCCACAATGACCGCTTGGGCACCCCGCAGCCCCACCGCTTGTGCCAGATTGCGCAAGGTGCGCGCTGCGAAGGAATCCATAACCTCCAGCGTAGTGACTTCCAAGATCACGCCCTTAGAACGGAATCGCCCGACTTCTGCTACCAGGACCGCCTGCAATTCCAACAAGTCGGAGTCAGTCATTTCGGAATTCAAAGAGACGATGAGGTTAGGGCCCAATTTAAGAATGGGAGACTTCATACGGTGGTTCTCCCTAATCAAGTGGGCCTCGAGCGTTCGGCCGGAGGAAGCAGGTGATATCCCAGCAGTGCCTCTGCCTCCTCCAAGCCGCTCTGCAGGTCGACGGTGGTTTTCACCTCACTTAGATCTACACCGATTGCCACCAGGGCTTGGGCGATTTGCGAAGACAGGCCCGTCAAAATCACCGTTGCCCCCATCAATCGCGCGGCGCTGACCGTTTGTAAGAGATGGTTCGCAACCTTCGAGTCTACGAGGGGCACGCCGGTAATATCGACGATCGCGACCTTGGCACGAGTTGAACTGATGCTGTTCAGCAACTGTTCGGTGAGTTGACGTGCCCTATGGGTTTCCAGTTCGCCCACCACCGGCAGGATCAGAAGCCGCTCTCGGACTTGCAGAACCGGCGTCGGCAGTTCCCGGATCGCATCCCGTTGGGTTCGAATCAGTTGTTCTCGCTGTTGGATGTAGGTGTCAATCGATAGTCCGATATCAAGAAAAACTACTTTCAAAAGCGCCTGATAGGCCTTAAGGGCTTCGGACGGGGCGTCTTGGTAAGCAGCGAACAATCGGTCGGCAACAGACCGGAGGTAGAAATTGTACATTCCCAGATAGGATTTTACGGGTAGCCCGATTTTCTCGTGAATCGCTCCAATTTTTAGGCGGTTTTCCACGTAAGCCTCGCCGTATTCACCACCGGTGAGGTCTAGGAAATACGATCGTTGAAGGTTTCTGACCTTCTCGAGTACCTTGGCATCTCGGAAAAACTCGCGCGTTTCATCGAAGGCCAGCAGGTGCCGATAGAATGCTTCGATGACTGGATTAGCGTACTGTTGAGCTAAATCATGGATGCCCGTTAGGGCCGCTATGTCAGTCTCCCCAAATTCCAAGAACGCTTTGCGTTGGGCGATTTCTCGTTCGGTTATGCCCATTTCAAACATCAACGAGCTTTTGCCGTTAGCTTCAGATTCGCCGGTCATTGCAGTTCCCTCCTCCTGAGAGTAATCGTCAGTTTTGGTGTACGGCTGGTTTTGGCCAGGTGGCGATCTAATGCTCTTCGCCGTCCTTCGCGTGTTGATTGACAACCCTCAAGCTATCCTCGAATCGGATTCCTTGGGCGACCTCTGGCAGAACTTTGAAACGTCCCAGCCTGTGCGAGATCGAATGCGCCGCCGCGGCCGGTTACTTCGAGGCCTACTGCACCCTGTTCGCGCCGTCCCTGGAGCTCAAACCGCCGGTCGCCGCAGGATCCGGTCAACGCTGTGCCGTACCTCGGCTTCACGTTGCTGCATTTCGACGCGGCGCAGGCTTGCCAGATGCAGGGCCTGGCCTCCTATCTCGGTTTGTTCCGCGATCTGGCGTGGAATCACGAATCCCCGACCCCGGATCTGATCGAGCCGTTCTGGCCCCGGTTCGATCACCTTGTCTGACTCTCAAGCATGGAAATATTTGCGAGCAAAGCGTTCATCAACGCAAACAATGAAAGAATTTTTGACGTACCCAACCAAAGTGAAATGTTATCTGGCAAAACGGAGAGCCAATACGGCCACGCCATTACGTACCCCAGCCAACAGGCTTGGAAAACATTCAGCAAATGCCAGCATCATGGCGTCAATTTGTGAGATCCGACGCTGATCCTATGATCTGCAGGCGACTGGGGGCGCGAAGTCCAGTTGAAAGGGTAAGTTGGCAATTTAACCTTGTCTATCCGCAGTGTTGCGCGGCAAAACTGATCGTAGAGGCGCGCTAGATTGAGGAAGTCGAGGTTGCGGTCTACGGTCCATCAAATGCCCTAGATTACATCTACCCCTCTCTCCCCTTGCGTGGATCGCTCCGTGGCAGCACTTGAGGCGCTTTCACTTTGGCGGAAATAGCAATGGACCCCAGAATTTGAGGAGTCGGTTAACTGCCCTGTCTGGAAATCATGATCCCTCCAGTCGTCGGTGACGAGAATCATGTGTTAGGCGCCAGTCCTCATGAAATCTGGCTTTTCGCCGGACAGCGGCTTATGCCGCCGCTACTTGTTCTACATCAGAAAAGGTCTGCAAGCCACTACCGCATCGCTTTCTGCCCCAACACACGAAGAGGGAATTCACGGCAGGCAACCCGGAGAAGAAACGCTTGCCCACCAACTAAACGGGTTCAATCAAACCGGAATTCCAATTGGTAATAACACCAGCTTGACTGACACTATCGGAAGTTCTCTACTTTTATGGCACTTTGGCTTTTCTGGTTAGTTTGCCTGAGCGATTGGGATCACATCAGCATGCGCATAACTAACGCGCATGCAAACCCCCACACAAGCCTTTGTCGTTCGCGAAGAGGTGCCTTCTTGCCATCCCGCTGCTCATGAATACCAAGAGCCGATCCGGTCGGACGAAGGTGCCTTTAGCGACTTCGAGAGAACTCTTGCGTCGCCGGGCGGAAACTCTGCTTCAAGGAAGGTCTATGTCAGTCGAAGATTCCGTTGACTCCGTACCGCCCGTGGGGGAGCACTACCTGCAACACGAGTTGCAGGTGCATCGAATCGAACTGGAGATGCAAAACGAAGAACTGCGCCGGGCGTTATTGGCAGTTGAGGTCTCGCAATCGCGCTATTTCGATTTGTATCATCGGGCACCCGTGGGTTACCTCACTCTGGATGAACAAGGATTAATTCTGGAGGCGAACCTTACGGCAGCCGAGATATTGGGCTTGCCCCGGAAAGGATTAATCAAGCAGCTTTTTTCCCGATTTATTCTCCATGCCGAGCAGGAACTGTATCACTTATACCTCAAGCAGCTTCCAACGACCGGAAAACCTCAAACTATCGAACTCCACCTGGTTAAGCGCAATGCCGCACCCTTTTGGGCGCGGCTGGAAACCAAACGATCACAAGACGCAGATGGATGCCTTGTGTTCCAGTTGATCATCAGCAACATCGATGAAAGCAAGCAAAGTATGGAACGCCTGCGCCAGGCCTCGGCCATGTTCGCGACCGCTCGTGAAGGTGTCATGGTGACGGATTCGTCGGAGCACATCCTCCTCGTCAATCGGGCGTTCTGCGAACTCACCGGCTACAGTGAAGAGGACGTTTTGGGACTGACACCGCGGATACTCCAATCCGGCCGACAGGATAAAGCGTTTTACGAGGCCATGTGGGCGCAACTCGACGCTACCCGTTATTGGCAAGGCGAAATCTGGAACCGCCGAAAAAACGGCGAGGTCTATCCGCAGTTGCTCACCATCAGCGCCGTACTGGATGATCAGGCTCGGGTCACCCATTATGTCGGCGTGTTTTCCGACCTCAGCCAAATAAAGGACGCTACGGAACGGCTTGAGTTTCTCGCTCACCATGATGTACTGACCGGCCTACCAAACCGCCTGCTGCTGTTTTCTCGACTACAACACGGCATCGATATAGGTAAGCGCGATCGCAGGTCGCTGGCCTTGCTGATGCTCGACCTGGACCGTTTCAAGGACATCAACGACAGTTTCGGCCATTTGGCCGGAGACGAATTGCTCCAACGGGTGGCTGAACGCCTCACCAGCCGGCTCCGCGGCATCGATACCGTCACCCGTCTGGGCGGCGACGAATTCGCGGCCCTGCTGGAGGATTTGTCGCACCCTCAGGATGCGGCGCTGGTCGCTACCGAAATCATTGAAGCTTTGACTGAACCCTGTCGTTTATCGAATAGCGTGGAGGTTCGTGTCAGCGTCAGTATCGGGATTAGTCTGTATCCGGAGCATGGGACAACGCCCGAAGAACTCCTGAAACAGGCGGACGCGGCGCTGTATCGGGCCAAAGCTGAGGGCCGCGGCAAATTCAGTTATTTCTCGGACGACCTGACCTATGCCGCCATTCGGCGCATCAACCTGGAAACACTGCTGCGCCGCGCGCTAGTTCACAACGAACTCAGTCTGCATTATCAGCCTCAGATCGACATCGCATCCGGTCACGTGGTGGGTGCCGAGGCCCTCATCCGCTGGCACAGCGAAACCGAGGGCGACATTACTCCCAATCAGTTCATCCCGGTCGCCGAGGAAACCGGACTGATCGCGACACTCGGCGAATGGGTACTGCGGGAAGCCTGCCGGCAGGGACGCCGCTGGATCGATGCGGGCTTGCCACCGCTGAAGTTGGCGGTCAACCTGTCCTCACACCAATTGCGCCATGGGGACATCAGCGAGACGGTGGCATCGATATTGGCCGAAACGGGCTTCCCTCCCGAACAACTGGAACTGGAACTGACCGAAAGTGCCCTGATGGAGCGGGAGTCGGAAGCGGCGTCGATTCTGCAACGTTTGCGGGATTTGGGCGTGCGGCTAGCGATTGACGACTTCGGCACCGGCTATTCCTCCTTGGCCTATCTCAAGCGCTTCCAACTCGACATGCTTAAGATTGACAAGAGTTTTATCGAAGACATTCCGCAGCAGCAGGATGACCGGGAAATTGCCGCGGCGATCATCGCCATGGGGCATACCTTGCGGCTGAAAGTGTTGGCTGAAGGCGTGGAGACGTCGGAGCAGTTCGATTTTCTGAAAGCCCAAGGCTGCGATTTATACCAAGGCTATCTCAGCAGTCCGGCATTACCGCCGGACGAATTTGCGACATTGCTTAGGCATAATGGCGATAAAAACACTACTTCCGGGGCTTACCGTGTGATGACGACCGCTTCGAAATCGTTCACGCGGACGGAGCGGACTATATCGCTACCTGTCGCGATCGCTTTGATGCGATTTTTCTGGACGGTTTCGATGGTGAGCGCCTCCCTTCTCGTTTGTGCAGCCAGAACTTCTATAAGCGCTGCGCTGTCGCACTGAAGAAGAGCGGTATTCTCGTAGCCAATCTTTTGGAAGGAGATTGGAGTATTGGAACCTGCGTTAAACTGTCCGTCGTCAAAGAAAATGTGAACAACAGGCGGGAAAAGCCATGAATAAATGTCGGTTCATGGTTCTTGGGTGAACAATGTCAAGGAACGGCTCTTGACGAGATAATTCTCTCCGGAAGAGTATGTGCAAGCCTGGGCTTCCTCCTCGGCGGTATCCAGCATAATCCGCCAGTGTCTATCCGCTCGATAATTCGGAAGAAGGAACTGAATCTCTCTGTCATGCGCATTTAGAAGCAGCAGAAAATTATCGTCAAGAAGGGGTTGATCGCGTTCATCCCGTTCATTAATCGCCTCGCCCGCTAGGTAGACTCCTAAACAGCGCGCAAAGGATTGGCTCCATTCCTCTTCGCTCATTTCTTCGCCATCCGGATTGAGCCAGATGATGTCTTTGATTCCAATGCCCTTGATGGGACGGCCCGAGAAAAAATGCTGCCGGCGAAAAACCGGATGCTGTTTTCGCAGACACACCAATTGACGCACAAAGGTCAGCAGTTCGTGGTCTTCAGGCTGCAAATCCCAGTTTATCCAACTGATCTCATTATCCTGGCAATAGGCGTTGTTATTGCCCTGCTGGCTGCGCCCCATCTCGTCCCCAGCCAGCAGCATCGGCACTCCTTGTGAAAGCAGCAGCGTGCTCAGTAGGTTACGCTTTTGCCTTGAGCGCAATTGTCGAACGCCGGGGTCGTCGGTAGGGCCCTCTGCTCCGCAGTTCCAGGAGAAGGCGTTGTTGGAACCGTCGCGATTCTCTTCAAGATTGGCTTCATTGTGTTTCTCGTTGTAGCTCACCAGATCGTGCAACGTGAAACCGTCGTGCGCGGTGGCGAAGTTGATGCTGCAGTAGGGCCTGCGGCCATTGCCTCCATAAAGATCGCTGGAACCGGTAATGCGGTAGGCCAGATCGCCGATCAGTCCACCTTCCCCTTTCCAGTAAGCGCGAACCCCATCGCGATATCTATCATTCCATTCGACCCAGCCAACCGGGAAATTTCCAACCTGGTAACCGCCTTCTCCCAAATCCCAGGGCTCGGCGATCAGCTTGACCTGTGATAGCACGGGGTCTTGGCGAAGGATGTCGAAAAAGGCGCTGAGGCGATCGACTTCATGTAACTCCCGGGCGAGTGACGAAGCGAGATCGAAGCGGAAGCCATCGACGTGCATATCCAGCACCCAGTAGCGCAGGCTATCCATAATCAGCTGCAGTACGCGCGGATGCGTCATGTTGAGGGTATTCCCGCAACCGGTATAGTCCATGTAATGGCGTGGGTCGTCCTGATTCAGACGATAGTAGGCCTGATTATCGATGCCGCGAAAACACAAAGTCGGCCCAAGTTGATTACCTTCGCCGGTATGGTTGTATACCACATCAAGTATTACCTCAATGCCGGCGCGGTGCAGGGTTTTGACCAGCGTTTTGAATTCATTCACGGGTTCGCTATAAGCATAACGCCCTGCCGGCGCAAAAAATCCGATCGAGTTATAACCCCAATAATTGCAAAGTCCCCTTTCCACCAGATGGCGGTCGTTAATGAACGAATGTATCGGCATGAGTTCCACTGCCGTTATACCGAGTTTGGACAGGTGCGAAATTACCGGCTCTGTCGCTAGTCCGGCATAGGTTCCGCGCAGTGCAGGCGGAACTTTCGGGTGACACTGTGTGAAGCCTTTTGCGTGCAGTTCGTAAATGATGGTATCGTGCCAGGGGATTTGCGGTGGCCGATCGTATTCCCAGGAGAAAGCCGGATTAATTATCTGGCATTTAGGCATGCTTGAAGCGCTGTCTCGGTGGTCGAACGACAAATCCGCCTTCTTATTGCCCACCTTATATCCGAACAGTGTGTCATTCCATCGTAATGAACCAACGATTGCCTTTGCATACGGATCGAAGAGCAATTTATGGGGATTGAAACGCCCCCCCAGAGCCGGTTCGTAAGCGCCGTAAACACGGTAACCGTATAGCCAGCCCGGGCGCGCTTCAGGCAGAAAACAATGCCATACTTGGTCGGTCTGCTCCCGGAGCTGAATTCGCTGGATTTCGCGACGTCCCTTGTCATCGAACAAACAGAGTTCCACTTTTCCGGCATGCTCCGAGAAGAGGGCAAAATTGACACCCTTTCCTTCCCACGTAGCGCCAAGTGGATAAGGCTTTCCGGGCCACACCGTCGTTATACGGTCAATCATGAATATACCGCCAAATCCTATATACCATGTTGCTTAGCATCGCGAGCTCATATTTAATGTTTTTGCTTATCTCTGTCCAAGGCTCATCTCCAGGATTGAAAATGAGTAATCCAGCGATTGATAAATAACGAGACAAGACTGTTCACTGATTCCGTCTACGACTGCACATCCGTTGTCCAGGAAATGCGAGACGGGCACCATTGCCAAATGCCGAGTGTTACTATCCGCGTTAATGCGCCGGAAACACCTGCCACGCACCCGACGTCGGCTTCTCGGTTGATCAACTTAGTGGTATCGCCACACCGCTTAAGGTAATTGTCAGCTTTGATGTCATTAATGTCAGTGTGTGGTAGAAGGAACGCCAAGACGGGAACAGGCAGAAAGGCCTTAGAAGAATCGTCGGCCCACTCAGTTCCGGGGCAGGGCGCCGTGCTGACAGTGTCGCGGCGAGTGTCATCCTTGACCAAAGCTTGTGTCCAACCCGCCAGAACAAACACGGTGGCAAGAGCTA is part of the Methyloterricola oryzae genome and encodes:
- a CDS encoding SpoIIE family protein phosphatase; the encoded protein is MNNALLDFLAAYSKEMKSYLTQGGELGLQRAYEFGRKAVDSGVGLLEIESAYHEALKSALSRLKISVECCSEVELAGDFLAESLAPFEMTHRGFREANESLRKLNRALEFEIAERKHAEEELQKAHDELERRVRQRTAELAETNLALQAEIIERQHYEEELRLHDRAIEASSVGIIITDAVCKDYPIIYVNPAFAEMTGYSREELIGRNPRFLQGPETDPESLQKIREALQRGESCLVTLKNYRKDGTSFWNELFISPVENNLGNIGHFIGIQTDVTQLRQAEEERHELDIAKQIQLSLLPGAPLKAEGALIAGYCQPARHVGGDYFDYFCGRDGIDIVIADVSGHSVGAALVMAETRSSLKAEALTKGAGKAVGTAQILRALNALLYEDLSRADLFISMFYMKFNRDTRRLSYANAGHNRPLLLRAGEAKCRELDADGLILGVKKDVAFEENSTILNKGDLLLLYTDGITEAQNTEGDFFGVKRLNELLIAHAEDAPQEIIASIAAEVRRFNAGEFFSDDVTMVVLKVIPDTMLDWR
- a CDS encoding SpoIIE family protein phosphatase, with translation MDSLIEYGVAMRPFPGEKVSGDAYLVRMLEDGVVLAVVDGLGHGDEAANASRVAVKTLDRYAAETPNELLLHTHHALKSSRGVAMSLASIDQRSNRMDWLGVGNVDGLLVRYGTQIPSIERLLTRGGVVGFQLPPLRRASLCLHSGDLIVLASDGIRSEFGSAWTLADPLLRCQKVQSIAEQILREFGKVTDDALVLVARYCGRLS
- a CDS encoding anti-sigma regulatory factor, whose product is MTESVRVAIGSDIDIVRARQQVRTLAKEVGFTSSELTLIVTALSELARNIVEYARSGEIILDQICQGTRRGLSITARDGGPGIADIDLAMRDGYSSGKGLGLGLPGTKRLMDDFEITSEVGHGTQVKVTKWTH
- a CDS encoding STAS domain-containing protein, whose translation is MKSPILKLGPNLIVSLNSEMTDSDLLELQAVLVAEVGRFRSKGVILEVTTLEVMDSFAARTLRNLAQAVGLRGAQAVIVGIRPEVALAMVQLGLEQRLSGVHTVLDLEEALGVLNREKAEVDPQ
- a CDS encoding protoglobin domain-containing protein; this encodes MTGESEANGKSSLMFEMGITEREIAQRKAFLEFGETDIAALTGIHDLAQQYANPVIEAFYRHLLAFDETREFFRDAKVLEKVRNLQRSYFLDLTGGEYGEAYVENRLKIGAIHEKIGLPVKSYLGMYNFYLRSVADRLFAAYQDAPSEALKAYQALLKVVFLDIGLSIDTYIQQREQLIRTQRDAIRELPTPVLQVRERLLILPVVGELETHRARQLTEQLLNSISSTRAKVAIVDITGVPLVDSKVANHLLQTVSAARLMGATVILTGLSSQIAQALVAIGVDLSEVKTTVDLQSGLEEAEALLGYHLLPPAERSRPT
- the glgX gene encoding glycogen debranching protein GlgX gives rise to the protein MIDRITTVWPGKPYPLGATWEGKGVNFALFSEHAGKVELCLFDDKGRREIQRIQLREQTDQVWHCFLPEARPGWLYGYRVYGAYEPALGGRFNPHKLLFDPYAKAIVGSLRWNDTLFGYKVGNKKADLSFDHRDSASSMPKCQIINPAFSWEYDRPPQIPWHDTIIYELHAKGFTQCHPKVPPALRGTYAGLATEPVISHLSKLGITAVELMPIHSFINDRHLVERGLCNYWGYNSIGFFAPAGRYAYSEPVNEFKTLVKTLHRAGIEVILDVVYNHTGEGNQLGPTLCFRGIDNQAYYRLNQDDPRHYMDYTGCGNTLNMTHPRVLQLIMDSLRYWVLDMHVDGFRFDLASSLARELHEVDRLSAFFDILRQDPVLSQVKLIAEPWDLGEGGYQVGNFPVGWVEWNDRYRDGVRAYWKGEGGLIGDLAYRITGSSDLYGGNGRRPYCSINFATAHDGFTLHDLVSYNEKHNEANLEENRDGSNNAFSWNCGAEGPTDDPGVRQLRSRQKRNLLSTLLLSQGVPMLLAGDEMGRSQQGNNNAYCQDNEISWINWDLQPEDHELLTFVRQLVCLRKQHPVFRRQHFFSGRPIKGIGIKDIIWLNPDGEEMSEEEWSQSFARCLGVYLAGEAINERDERDQPLLDDNFLLLLNAHDREIQFLLPNYRADRHWRIMLDTAEEEAQACTYSSGENYLVKSRSLTLFTQEP